The Selenomonas sp. AB3002 genome contains a region encoding:
- a CDS encoding SpoIIE family protein phosphatase: MAKYLPLALVALLPVLLSAVLYWAYSKPLSQWSPRKKQLLAGFCFGLAAVFGTEFGVPMDGLRVNVRDAAPICAGLIFGAPAGIMAGLIGGIERYLAAWWGAGFYTQLACTLGTMFAGFFAAGLRRYMFEDKKPGWVYGLAVGGVAEIVHMTLIFFTNMDDARTGFHFIQLCTGPMVTANACSVMLALLVVGIMGKEKIIRREGVPHIAETFQKWLLVCIVVAFGCAFSFTYALQTRIYHGTMEETFRQNLEDLKREIISVAGRNEMLKAKGGEDDPEGKFFDGSQEDPGLLIGSITENWHVGDSGYLLVFDQEGRLKSTAVGAEEEITEGNTQIDWPSLEEGEISLAIIGGKEAYVMWQEAGRYRTMAVAPVEKADFSRNLSVYLMTFVIVLIFSALFILIYCLIRRLIVDKIHSINKSLSRITAGQLDVVVDVRSSEEFTSLSDDINNTVATLKHYIDEAAARIDRELEFAREIQYSSLPSIFPPFPQRKEFDIYASMDTAKEVGGDFYDFYFVGTDKLAFVVADVSGKGIPAAMFMMRARAVIKALAETGISVNEIARDANDTLCQGNERGMFVTVWLGILDINTGELDYVNCGHTAPYILHPEVGGEWVKKKSGIMLGSVEDVPYTSRHITLSPGDIIYLYTDGVSESNNEAGEFFGEARLEEILQEGRGLEVAPLCVKVKERLDAFADGTEQFDDITMLALRFGRVAENDIPDIQ; this comes from the coding sequence ATGGCTAAATATCTGCCTCTGGCCTTGGTGGCCTTGCTGCCGGTGCTTCTGTCAGCCGTGCTTTATTGGGCATATAGCAAGCCGCTTTCCCAATGGAGTCCAAGGAAGAAGCAGTTGCTGGCAGGATTTTGCTTTGGCCTGGCAGCGGTTTTCGGCACGGAGTTTGGAGTGCCTATGGACGGTTTGCGGGTCAATGTCCGGGATGCGGCTCCTATTTGTGCCGGACTTATTTTCGGTGCGCCCGCCGGCATTATGGCCGGGCTTATCGGCGGCATAGAAAGATATCTGGCGGCCTGGTGGGGTGCGGGGTTCTACACTCAGCTGGCCTGTACTTTGGGGACAATGTTCGCTGGTTTCTTTGCGGCGGGACTCAGACGCTATATGTTTGAGGACAAGAAGCCTGGCTGGGTATACGGCCTGGCGGTGGGAGGCGTGGCGGAAATCGTCCACATGACCCTGATTTTCTTCACCAATATGGATGATGCCAGGACAGGCTTCCACTTCATCCAGCTCTGCACCGGACCTATGGTTACTGCCAATGCCTGCTCGGTCATGCTGGCTTTGCTGGTGGTGGGAATCATGGGCAAAGAAAAGATCATCCGGCGGGAGGGCGTGCCCCATATTGCCGAGACCTTTCAAAAGTGGCTGTTGGTTTGCATCGTGGTGGCTTTTGGCTGTGCTTTTTCCTTTACCTATGCGCTGCAAACCCGTATTTACCATGGCACCATGGAGGAAACTTTCCGTCAGAATCTAGAGGATCTGAAGCGGGAAATCATCTCCGTGGCCGGGCGCAATGAAATGCTCAAGGCCAAAGGGGGAGAGGATGACCCTGAAGGAAAATTCTTCGACGGCTCTCAGGAGGATCCCGGGCTGCTGATAGGCAGCATCACTGAGAACTGGCACGTGGGAGACAGCGGCTATCTGCTGGTCTTTGACCAGGAGGGCAGGCTGAAGAGCACGGCAGTGGGAGCAGAAGAGGAGATTACGGAGGGAAATACCCAGATTGACTGGCCGAGCCTGGAAGAAGGGGAAATATCCTTGGCCATAATAGGGGGCAAGGAGGCCTATGTGATGTGGCAGGAGGCGGGAAGGTACCGCACCATGGCAGTGGCGCCAGTGGAAAAGGCGGACTTTTCCAGAAACCTTTCTGTCTATCTCATGACCTTTGTGATAGTGCTGATTTTTTCCGCCCTCTTCATTCTCATCTACTGCCTGATACGGCGGCTGATTGTGGACAAGATTCACAGCATCAACAAGTCTCTGAGCCGCATTACTGCCGGGCAGCTGGATGTGGTGGTGGATGTGCGCAGCAGCGAGGAATTCACTTCCCTGTCCGACGACATCAACAATACAGTGGCCACTCTCAAGCATTATATTGACGAGGCGGCGGCCCGCATTGACAGGGAACTGGAATTTGCCAGGGAAATACAATATTCGTCCCTGCCCTCCATCTTTCCGCCCTTTCCCCAGCGCAAGGAATTTGATATCTACGCTTCCATGGATACTGCCAAGGAAGTGGGGGGGGATTTCTATGATTTTTACTTTGTGGGTACGGACAAGCTGGCTTTTGTCGTAGCTGATGTGTCCGGCAAGGGAATACCTGCCGCCATGTTCATGATGAGGGCCAGGGCTGTAATCAAGGCGCTGGCAGAAACAGGAATTTCTGTGAACGAGATTGCCCGGGATGCCAATGACACTCTATGCCAGGGCAATGAGCGCGGCATGTTCGTGACTGTGTGGCTGGGTATTCTGGACATCAACACTGGAGAACTTGATTATGTGAATTGCGGTCATACAGCTCCCTATATCCTGCACCCGGAGGTCGGAGGGGAATGGGTGAAGAAGAAATCCGGCATCATGCTGGGGAGTGTGGAGGATGTGCCTTACACTTCCCGTCATATTACCCTCAGTCCCGGTGATATCATTTACCTTTACACGGACGGAGTGTCCGAGAGCAACAATGAAGCAGGAGAGTTCTTCGGGGAGGCAAGGCTGGAGGAAATCCTGCAGGAGGGCAGGGGCTTGGAGGTGGCTCCTCTCTGTGTGAAAGTGAAGGAGCGGCTTGATGCCTTTGCCGACGGGACTGAGCAGTTTGACGATATCACCATGCTTGCTCTGCGCTTTGGCAGAGTGGCAGAAAATGATATACCTGATATTCAATAG
- a CDS encoding iron-containing alcohol dehydrogenase: protein MQSFNFKCPTEIVFGKGAEEHIAEKIKAYGKSRVFIVYGGGSVIETGLLPRIESQLTAAGLSLQVRGGVKPNPRLAWVRGAINDAMIFKADFILAVGGGSVIDSAKAVAHGVANPGVDIWDFWSGKVKLEKTTAIGAVLTLAAAGSETSDSAVLTNEETGKKSGLNTDLNRPTLAFMNPELAFTAPKRQVFCGIADILMHTMERYFTTDPAPNDMTDLIAEGLMKNVIKHSRTLLHDPKNYDAMSEIMWCGSLSHNNLTGLGRAKDFACHKLGHELSGRFDVTHGASLTTVWGSWAGYVWQDNPERFAKFAEKVWDITEGTVEEKAQKGIEITIAYFKELDMPTNFTELGIGVQNKEMIEYLADMVTANGTKTVATFHPIDKETAMEIYNMANH from the coding sequence ATGCAATCTTTCAACTTCAAATGCCCCACAGAAATCGTCTTCGGCAAAGGCGCTGAAGAACATATTGCAGAAAAAATCAAAGCCTATGGCAAGAGCCGGGTCTTCATCGTCTATGGCGGCGGCAGCGTCATCGAGACAGGCCTGCTGCCCCGCATCGAGAGCCAGCTGACGGCAGCAGGCCTCTCCCTTCAGGTGCGGGGCGGCGTGAAGCCCAATCCCCGGCTGGCCTGGGTGCGTGGTGCTATCAATGACGCCATGATTTTCAAGGCCGACTTCATCCTGGCTGTAGGCGGCGGCAGCGTCATAGACTCCGCCAAAGCCGTGGCTCACGGCGTAGCCAACCCGGGTGTGGATATCTGGGACTTCTGGAGCGGCAAGGTAAAGCTGGAAAAAACCACCGCCATAGGGGCCGTACTGACCCTGGCTGCCGCCGGCAGCGAGACCAGCGACTCCGCGGTGCTCACCAATGAAGAAACAGGCAAGAAGTCCGGCCTCAACACCGACCTCAACAGGCCCACGCTGGCTTTCATGAACCCGGAGCTGGCCTTCACCGCCCCCAAGCGTCAGGTCTTCTGCGGCATCGCCGACATCCTCATGCACACCATGGAGCGCTATTTCACCACGGACCCTGCCCCCAACGACATGACCGACCTTATCGCCGAGGGTCTCATGAAGAACGTCATCAAACATTCCCGCACCCTGCTGCATGACCCGAAAAACTACGATGCCATGAGCGAGATCATGTGGTGCGGCAGCCTCTCCCACAACAACCTCACCGGCCTGGGCCGTGCCAAGGACTTCGCCTGCCACAAGCTGGGCCACGAACTCTCTGGAAGATTCGACGTCACCCACGGCGCCAGCCTCACCACCGTCTGGGGCAGCTGGGCAGGCTATGTCTGGCAGGACAACCCGGAGCGCTTCGCCAAATTTGCAGAAAAGGTCTGGGATATCACAGAGGGCACCGTGGAAGAAAAAGCCCAGAAAGGCATCGAGATCACCATTGCCTACTTCAAGGAACTGGACATGCCCACCAATTTCACGGAACTGGGCATAGGCGTCCAGAACAAGGAAATGATTGAATACCTGGCCGATATGGTGACCGCCAACGGCACCAAGACCGTGGCCACCTTCCATCCGATTGACAAGGAAACGGCCATGGAAATCTATAATATGGCCAACCACTAA
- a CDS encoding ATP-binding protein, with protein MKENKTLEFKEDITNTFLKTVSAFSNYGGGSIIFGVRDDGSIAGLADPEKACLDIENKINDTIQPQPDYELTVQYEKKTVTLKVHAGMEKPYMYKSKAYRRNDTATIEVDKLELTRLILQGRNLNYEQLAAKAQDLTFQSLERKAVQEIGISQLNRDVLKTLDLYSDTEGFNHAAELLADRNSFPGIDMARFGDSISIILKRVTYEHMSVLDELEQAVQVYRDYYQYEVIKGVERVKVEKVPEVAFREALANALIHRTWDVNAHIRVLMFEDRIEITSPGGLPSGMTEDEYLKGSASVLRNPILGNIFYRLHIVEILGTGILRIRGAYRGSGKRPAFEVSDNVIKVVLPVLDSLELTEDEKIIYDALSSTMPKSAGDITNSVPFGRSKVIAVLKRLIAKNAVVVHGNGRGTKYSR; from the coding sequence ATGAAGGAGAACAAGACCTTAGAATTCAAGGAAGACATAACGAATACCTTTCTGAAGACTGTCAGCGCTTTTTCCAACTATGGCGGTGGCAGTATCATTTTTGGTGTTCGCGATGATGGCAGTATTGCGGGGCTGGCTGACCCGGAGAAGGCCTGCCTGGATATTGAAAACAAAATCAATGATACGATACAGCCACAGCCTGATTACGAGCTGACTGTACAATATGAAAAGAAGACAGTAACCTTGAAGGTTCATGCTGGCATGGAAAAGCCATATATGTATAAATCGAAGGCCTACCGCAGAAACGACACGGCGACTATCGAAGTGGATAAGCTGGAATTGACCAGGCTTATTTTGCAAGGGCGTAACCTGAATTATGAACAGCTGGCGGCCAAGGCGCAGGATCTGACCTTTCAATCGCTGGAGCGAAAAGCTGTGCAGGAAATAGGAATCAGTCAGCTGAACCGCGATGTTCTGAAAACTTTGGACTTATATTCTGATACAGAGGGGTTTAACCATGCGGCTGAACTGCTGGCAGACAGAAATTCCTTTCCCGGGATAGATATGGCGAGATTTGGGGATTCTATCAGCATTATTCTGAAACGTGTCACCTATGAGCATATGTCTGTCCTCGATGAATTAGAGCAGGCGGTGCAGGTCTATCGGGATTATTATCAATATGAGGTCATCAAAGGTGTGGAACGGGTAAAGGTGGAGAAGGTTCCTGAAGTAGCATTCCGCGAAGCTCTGGCCAACGCCCTTATTCATCGTACTTGGGATGTGAATGCCCATATCCGTGTGCTGATGTTCGAGGATAGGATTGAGATTACCTCTCCCGGCGGCTTGCCCAGTGGCATGACAGAGGATGAATATCTTAAGGGCAGCGCCTCCGTGCTTAGGAATCCCATCTTAGGGAACATTTTTTACCGTTTGCATATCGTAGAGATATTGGGGACAGGAATCCTGCGCATTCGCGGGGCTTATCGGGGCAGTGGCAAGCGCCCTGCATTCGAGGTTTCCGACAACGTTATCAAAGTAGTGCTTCCTGTATTAGACAGCCTTGAATTGACTGAGGATGAGAAAATCATCTATGATGCGCTAAGCAGTACCATGCCCAAATCTGCTGGAGATATTACTAATTCCGTCCCCTTTGGCAGATCTAAGGTTATAGCTGTTTTAAAACGACTGATTGCCAAGAACGCTGTGGTGGTTCATGGCAATGGTAGGGGAACCAAGTACAGCAGGTAG
- a CDS encoding ATP-binding protein produces MFVGRKRELKFLQERYDSDRAELVVLYGRRRIGKTELLYQFSKDKQAVFYACTECTGTEQLARFSKRLLQSGMVAARYISVFSDWEAAFHSIVDLPSEKKKLLIVDEFPYMCKANPEIPSLLQNLWDHELSRQNVMLVLCGSSMSFMEHEILGEKNPLYGRATGIYKLRPLSFQESRDFFPGYTLEEQLTAYAILGGIPYYLIQFRAEISLSENIRENILRKGCVLYNEVEFLLHQELRETSVYNAIIEAVALGNNTMALIHSKTQIEKTKISVYLRNLLELGLVEREFSVLASDKERAGSQRGLYKLTDEYFRFWYSFVYSNHSELETDDVAGVWQYQVEPQLHQFVSHSFEKVCIEYMRLLNQKGELPFHFAKVGRWWESVTHTVEGKNRAVAEEIDFVATDRERKQYLLGECKFRHERADVEVLGKLKEKFPVNKYKGEYHYVICSFYGFTDKLKRMADKEMVLLVEAKDISHA; encoded by the coding sequence ATGTTTGTTGGGCGCAAGCGGGAGCTGAAGTTTTTGCAGGAGCGCTATGATTCTGACAGAGCTGAACTGGTGGTGCTGTATGGACGGCGGCGGATTGGCAAGACAGAGCTCCTGTATCAGTTCTCCAAAGACAAACAGGCAGTTTTTTATGCCTGTACGGAGTGCACTGGTACAGAACAGTTGGCTCGCTTCTCCAAGCGATTGCTGCAGTCTGGAATGGTGGCGGCCAGGTATATCAGCGTCTTTTCGGATTGGGAGGCGGCTTTTCATAGTATAGTTGACCTGCCCTCGGAGAAGAAGAAACTGCTAATAGTTGATGAATTTCCCTATATGTGCAAGGCGAACCCGGAGATTCCTTCACTCTTGCAGAATCTTTGGGACCATGAGCTATCCAGGCAGAATGTCATGTTGGTGCTCTGTGGCAGTTCCATGAGTTTTATGGAGCATGAAATTCTTGGAGAGAAGAATCCGCTCTATGGCAGGGCAACGGGAATCTATAAGTTGCGGCCCCTGTCCTTTCAGGAGAGTAGGGATTTCTTCCCCGGTTATACATTGGAAGAGCAGCTGACGGCGTATGCTATACTTGGGGGGATTCCTTATTACCTGATTCAGTTTCGTGCGGAAATCTCTCTGTCGGAGAATATTCGGGAGAATATTTTGAGAAAGGGATGCGTTCTTTATAATGAAGTGGAATTTCTGCTTCATCAGGAATTGCGGGAAACCAGTGTTTATAATGCCATCATTGAAGCAGTGGCTCTGGGAAACAACACCATGGCTCTGATCCATAGCAAGACACAGATAGAGAAGACGAAAATAAGTGTCTATCTCAGAAATTTGCTGGAATTGGGACTGGTGGAGCGTGAGTTTTCTGTTTTGGCTTCAGATAAAGAGCGGGCAGGCAGCCAGCGGGGCTTATATAAGCTTACAGATGAGTATTTCCGTTTTTGGTATTCTTTTGTTTACAGCAATCATTCCGAGCTGGAGACCGATGATGTGGCTGGGGTATGGCAGTATCAGGTGGAGCCGCAGCTGCATCAGTTTGTCTCCCATAGTTTTGAAAAAGTATGCATAGAATATATGCGTCTTCTTAATCAAAAGGGAGAGTTGCCTTTCCATTTTGCAAAGGTTGGCCGTTGGTGGGAGAGCGTGACTCATACAGTTGAGGGCAAAAATAGAGCTGTAGCAGAAGAAATTGATTTTGTGGCCACGGACAGGGAGCGCAAGCAGTATCTGCTAGGTGAGTGCAAGTTCCGCCATGAACGGGCAGACGTTGAAGTGCTGGGCAAATTGAAGGAAAAGTTCCCTGTCAATAAGTATAAGGGCGAATATCACTATGTTATCTGCTCATTCTACGGCTTTACAGATAAGCTGAAGAGAATGGCAGACAAGGAAATGGTTTTGTTGGTTGAAGCGAAAGATATTTCCCATGCATAA
- a CDS encoding recombinase family protein — MGNIYGYARVSTREQNTDRQVLSLRKAKVPNKCILIDRVSGKDFQRPAYQRLLKKLKKGSLLYIHSLDRLGRNYQEIIREWRRITKEKGADIVVLDMPLLDTRKGKDLIGTFLSDLVLQILSFVAENERTSIRQRQAEGIAAAKERGVRFGRPQRKIPQEFYRQCEKWRQGKVTLAQAAEKCGMPASTFYYKARHIRN; from the coding sequence ATGGGAAACATATACGGTTATGCAAGGGTGAGCACCAGAGAGCAGAATACGGACAGGCAAGTGCTGTCCCTGCGGAAGGCCAAGGTGCCCAACAAGTGCATACTCATTGACCGTGTGTCTGGCAAGGACTTTCAGAGGCCTGCGTATCAGAGGCTGCTGAAAAAGCTGAAAAAGGGTTCACTGCTCTACATTCATTCTTTGGACAGGTTGGGCAGGAACTATCAGGAAATCATTCGGGAATGGCGGCGCATTACCAAGGAAAAGGGGGCAGACATAGTGGTACTTGATATGCCGCTGTTGGATACCCGTAAAGGGAAGGATTTGATTGGGACTTTCCTTAGCGACCTGGTATTGCAAATTTTGTCCTTTGTGGCAGAGAATGAAAGGACCAGCATACGCCAGAGACAGGCGGAGGGTATTGCTGCCGCCAAGGAGCGTGGGGTACGCTTTGGCAGGCCCCAACGTAAAATCCCTCAGGAATTCTATCGGCAGTGCGAAAAGTGGCGTCAGGGCAAGGTAACTCTGGCACAAGCTGCCGAGAAGTGTGGCATGCCAGCTTCTACATTCTACTACAAAGCACGCCATATCAGAAACTAA
- a CDS encoding fructose-bisphosphatase class III, with protein MTSAQKHGSRPSKVMRLLSEKYPTKEVVYEKLIYLQSQLQLPKGIEHFMSDLHGEYSSFFHILNNCSGVIREKVEYVFGVRLTEAEKAEFCTLIYYPREKIEQVTERRENTPAWYRENLSRLLELAKLMSYKYPASKVAGFIPKRYEGVIVELMNTRPEADNAQFIYHKRLLDTIVQIDSGADFIVAFTVLIKRLAVDRLHIVGDFFDRGNRPDAILNLLMEHPSVDIQWGNHDVLWMGAAMGSEICIAAVVRNSLRYNNTDVLERGYGISLRPLTTFANRIYPDSNPIKAGEKAAAIMMLKLEGQMIRRNPDFQMNDRLLLDKIDFRSCYAVLGDGKRYELASAYFPTIDENAEDPYQLTEKEAAIMADLKSYFTESAVLKKHLDYLYQKGSIYTCYNGNLLFHGCVPMEEDGSFRTIHFEGKDYKGRSWFNFCEAKAREAYLHRTESALDFMYFLWCGRLSPLSGREMKTFERVLVADESTWKEPSDPYFHFLNDQSACERVLQEFGLDPVRGHIVNGHVPVKVKKGESPVKAHGKAIIIDGGFCKAYHKKTGISGFTLISNSRGLRLLAHQKIADVREALRENQDIESVSETVELQTMRTTVGETDQGRAIQDEITDLYNLLLAYQNGVMKPQE; from the coding sequence ATGACCAGCGCACAGAAACACGGCAGCCGTCCCAGCAAGGTAATGCGCCTGCTGTCGGAAAAATATCCCACCAAGGAAGTGGTTTACGAGAAGCTTATCTACCTGCAGTCCCAGTTGCAGCTGCCCAAGGGCATTGAGCATTTCATGAGCGATCTGCACGGGGAGTATTCTTCCTTTTTCCACATCTTGAACAACTGTTCCGGGGTCATACGGGAAAAGGTGGAGTACGTCTTTGGCGTGCGGCTGACGGAGGCGGAGAAGGCGGAGTTCTGCACCCTTATCTACTACCCCCGGGAGAAAATCGAGCAGGTGACAGAGCGGCGGGAGAACACCCCTGCCTGGTATCGGGAAAATCTGTCACGCCTGCTGGAGCTGGCGAAATTGATGAGCTACAAGTATCCCGCTTCCAAGGTGGCTGGCTTCATTCCCAAAAGGTACGAAGGGGTCATCGTGGAGCTCATGAACACCAGGCCGGAGGCGGACAATGCTCAGTTCATCTACCACAAGCGCCTGCTGGATACCATTGTGCAGATTGACAGCGGGGCGGATTTCATCGTGGCTTTCACGGTGCTCATCAAGCGGCTGGCGGTGGACAGGCTGCACATTGTGGGGGATTTCTTTGACCGGGGCAACAGGCCCGATGCCATCCTGAACCTCCTGATGGAGCACCCTTCAGTAGATATCCAGTGGGGCAACCACGATGTGCTTTGGATGGGGGCGGCCATGGGCAGCGAGATCTGCATTGCTGCCGTGGTGCGCAACTCCCTGCGCTACAACAACACAGACGTGCTGGAGCGGGGCTACGGCATCAGCCTGAGGCCTCTCACTACCTTTGCTAATCGCATTTATCCCGATTCAAATCCCATCAAGGCAGGGGAGAAGGCGGCGGCCATCATGATGCTGAAGCTGGAAGGCCAGATGATACGCCGCAACCCGGATTTCCAGATGAATGACAGGCTGCTGCTGGACAAGATCGATTTCCGCTCCTGCTATGCAGTGCTGGGAGACGGGAAGCGCTATGAGCTGGCCAGCGCCTATTTCCCCACTATTGATGAAAATGCGGAAGATCCCTATCAGCTGACGGAAAAAGAAGCTGCCATCATGGCAGATTTGAAATCCTACTTCACAGAAAGCGCTGTGCTGAAAAAGCATCTGGACTATCTTTACCAGAAGGGCAGCATCTACACCTGTTACAACGGCAATCTGCTGTTCCACGGCTGCGTGCCCATGGAGGAGGACGGCAGCTTCCGCACTATACACTTTGAAGGCAAGGACTACAAGGGCCGCAGCTGGTTCAATTTCTGCGAGGCCAAGGCTAGGGAGGCGTATCTCCACCGTACGGAAAGCGCCCTGGACTTCATGTACTTCCTCTGGTGCGGCCGCCTCTCGCCTTTGTCCGGCAGGGAAATGAAGACCTTCGAGCGGGTGCTGGTGGCAGACGAGAGCACCTGGAAGGAGCCCTCTGACCCCTATTTCCATTTCCTCAACGACCAGAGCGCCTGCGAAAGGGTCTTGCAGGAGTTCGGACTGGACCCTGTGAGAGGCCACATCGTCAACGGCCATGTGCCCGTGAAGGTCAAGAAGGGGGAAAGCCCTGTGAAGGCTCACGGCAAGGCCATCATCATCGACGGCGGCTTCTGCAAGGCCTATCACAAGAAAACCGGCATCTCAGGCTTCACCCTGATTTCCAACTCCCGGGGCCTGCGTTTGCTGGCCCATCAGAAAATCGCCGACGTCCGGGAAGCCCTGAGGGAGAACCAGGACATAGAGTCCGTGTCGGAGACCGTGGAACTGCAGACCATGAGGACTACCGTGGGGGAGACAGACCAGGGACGGGCTATACAGGATGAAATTACGGATTTGTATAATTTGCTGCTGGCTTATCAGAACGGTGTGATGAAGCCGCAAGAGTAA
- a CDS encoding PTS lactose/cellobiose transporter subunit IIA — MEDLELLAFKIISGVGSARSFYIEAIAAAKAGDFQRAENLIREGEKSFVEGHHSHLKLLEAEGKGENVVSLLVLHAEDQLMSAEAYKTIAKDFIDTYMRIEKLEKQLEK, encoded by the coding sequence ATGGAAGATCTGGAACTCTTGGCCTTCAAAATCATCTCAGGCGTGGGCAGCGCCCGCAGCTTCTACATCGAGGCCATAGCCGCTGCCAAGGCTGGTGACTTCCAGCGGGCGGAGAACCTCATCAGGGAGGGAGAGAAGAGTTTCGTGGAAGGCCATCATTCCCATCTGAAACTGCTGGAAGCAGAGGGAAAGGGAGAGAACGTGGTGTCCCTCTTGGTGCTCCATGCCGAAGACCAGCTCATGAGCGCCGAGGCTTACAAGACCATCGCCAAGGACTTCATTGACACCTATATGCGCATCGAGAAGCTGGAAAAACAATTAGAAAAATAA
- a CDS encoding metal-dependent hydrolase, giving the protein MKWLTHEVVTGVIVYAATEDPMAAIYSMAGAIVPDKVEGNPFQRRSLFGFRCAHRGWSHWPMLYLLIGGAALRGEEYLGLSLGTLGEIIFFMAVGALLHIAEDAICGKVPFITPTQKIGVKLFKVGSIREYIVALILIIGAYGIKIVLG; this is encoded by the coding sequence ATGAAATGGCTGACCCATGAAGTGGTGACGGGAGTTATTGTTTATGCGGCTACGGAGGACCCTATGGCGGCAATTTACAGCATGGCAGGGGCCATTGTGCCGGACAAGGTGGAGGGCAACCCTTTTCAGCGCCGCAGCCTTTTTGGCTTTCGCTGCGCTCATCGTGGCTGGTCCCACTGGCCCATGCTTTACCTGCTGATAGGGGGAGCAGCCCTCAGGGGAGAGGAGTACCTGGGACTCAGCCTTGGCACCTTGGGGGAGATTATCTTCTTCATGGCAGTGGGAGCATTGCTGCATATTGCCGAAGATGCCATCTGCGGCAAGGTGCCGTTTATCACGCCCACACAGAAGATAGGTGTCAAGCTGTTCAAGGTTGGCTCCATCCGGGAGTATATAGTGGCTTTGATACTGATTATAGGCGCTTACGGCATAAAGATAGTTTTGGGATGA